In Aspergillus oryzae RIB40 DNA, chromosome 6, one genomic interval encodes:
- a CDS encoding uncharacterized protein (predicted protein), translated as MTSLFKYLWGSSTSQASSPSPQSTIADIIFPSGLYIIRNVATDTVVDLTGAHRQDGTPAVGWHYHDAKHQKWQIASAGHNQFFILNDATGTYLTADAQPTGGVVLTTGSLVSPTNKRARWTIESAETKHAYTIRSVADPSHVLDLSFSDSKNGTPILIYSDHGTKNQQWTLEQLDAAPPPGVIKNTPVGGEGGTPFEEFKYVPVRVVETWSGEVEDETVVRGLRWTWDDGSQSQLYGAEKGDHQVLVVPPGGKVKESSVSSGKRVDSIVIVTKDGKKFKAGGDGGEEHKQDVGDGVLVGFDGASGLDVDRVGLIFLKKDGGFGVTFGILN; from the exons ATGACCTCTCTATTCAAGTACCTCTGGGGCTCCAGTACTTCACAAGCTTCTTCACCCAGCCCTCAGTCCACCATCGCAGACATAATCTTCCCTTCTGGTCTCTACATCATCCGCAACGTCGCAACGGACACAGTAGTCGACCTCACAGGTGCTCATCGACAGGATGGCACTCCAGCTGTCGGCTG GCACTACCATGACGCAAAGCACCAAAAATGGCAAATTGCCTCCGCAGGCCATAAccagttcttcatcctcaacgATGCAACAGGAACATACCTGACTGCTG ACGCACAACCAACAGGAGGCGTAGTCCTCACGACCGGAAGTCTCGTATCACCTACTAACAAACGAGCGAGATGGACCATTGAGTCTGCAGAGACGAAACATGCCTATAC TATCCGCTCCGTAGCCGATCCCTCCCATGTCCTGGACCTCTCCTTCTCAGACTCAAAGAACGGAACCCCGATCCTTATCTACTCCGACCACGGGACTAAAAACCAACAATGGACCCTCGAACAACTTGACGCTGCTCCCCCGCCAGGTGTGATCAAGAATACCCCCGTCGGGGGGGAGGGTGGGACCCcctttgaagaattcaaATATGTTCCAGTTAGGGTTGTAGAAACCTGGAGCGGagaggtggaggatgagactGTTGTGCGCGGATTGCGGTGGACGTGGGATGATGGAAGTCAGAGTCAGCTTTATGGCGCTGAGAAGGGGGATCATCAGGTGCTTGTTGTACCGCCCGGTgggaaggtgaaggagagTTCTGTTAGTTCGGGGAAGAGGGTTGATTCGATTGTGATTGTTACGAAAGAtgggaagaagttcaaggcaGGTGGTGATGGGGGTGAGGAGCATAAGCAggatgttggggatggggttttggttgggtttgatGGGGCTTCCGGGTTGGATGTTGATCGTGTTgggttgatctttttgaaGAAAGACGGGG GTTTTGGAGTTACCTTTGGCATTTTGAATTGA
- a CDS encoding uncharacterized protein (predicted protein) produces MAVYYANRNLTPDQSDQWPMSFPPLPPSEYDRFLGWSMLGMGLASSEPVPPPQNAQMEYADVSSTETYSLDTTKDFWYPSGYPNAIGTTGYHTPGPISDPQAAIYPEHEQRGINDGTPSTTYQHPRTDAPQQSMRKAKRPSLSPKSHPEPRMATPIRPKPMPKKRSSQDSTASQRRRSISSDSKDDDPNICMLRKKAHNQVEKCYRANLNAGFKQLEDVTKQDSTTATSDTKMAKGLRPGRKALILQHAYEHIVCLQAELRSLQKRLGER; encoded by the exons ATGGCTGTGTACTATGCGAACCGCAACCTCACGCCGGATCAGAGCGACCAGTGGCCAATGAGTTTCCCACCGTTGCCACCCTCTGAATATGATCGCTTTCTTGGCTGGTCTATGCTGGGGATGGGTTTAGCCAGCTCAGAGCCTGTCCCTCCACCGCAGAACGCTCAAATGGAGTATGCAGATGTCTCATCGACCGAGACGTACAGCCTCGACACAACTAAAGACTTCTGGTATCCTTCAGGCTACCCGAAT GCCATTGGCACGACTGGGTATCATACACCTGGGCCGATCAGCGACCCTCAAGCTGCTATATACCCAGAGCATGAACAGAGAGGTATCAACGATGGAACACCTTCTACTACGTACCAACATCCGCGTACGGACGCTCCTCAGCAGTCTATGCGAAAGGCGAAACGCCCATCACTTAGCCCCAAGTCGCATCCAGAGCCCCGCATGGCAACACCCATTCGACCCAAGCCAATGCCGAAAAAACGGTCATCGCAAGACAGCACCGCATCACAGCGTAGGCGGTCAATATCGTCAGAcagcaaggatgatgatcccAACATCTGCatgctgaggaagaaggcacATAACCAGGTGGAGAAGTGTTATCGTGCAAACTTGAATGCAGGGTTTAAACAGCTCGAAGATGTCACTAAGCAAGACTCCACGACCGCAACGAGTGATACCAAGATGGCGAAGGGCTTGAGACCGGGCCGCAAAGCTTTGATTCTGCAACACGCCTATGAGCACATCGTCTGTCTTCAGGCTGAGCTTCGGTCGTTGCAGAAGAGGCTTGGTGAACGGTAA